In Silene latifolia isolate original U9 population chromosome 3, ASM4854445v1, whole genome shotgun sequence, a single window of DNA contains:
- the LOC141646873 gene encoding vacuolar protein sorting-associated protein 22 homolog 1 isoform X2, protein MRRRPGIGGLQTAAAARDQYRLLGENVAKLRTDLMKEQLATFRSQLEDFARKHKNDIRKNPTFRAQFHEMCSKVGVDPLASNKGFWAELLGIGDFYYELGVQIVEICLATRPINGGLINLQELLDLLRVKRKNAREPVSEDDCLRAISKLKILGSGFEVISVGKKKLIRSVPTELNKDHNEILELAQAQGFVAVEDVERRLSWSSGRAIDALETLLEASLAMIDDGHKDGKRRYWFPCVSSISSVVGAESISI, encoded by the exons ATGAGGCGAAGACCTGGAATTGGTGGTCTTCAAACTGCTGCTGCAGCTAGG GATCAATATCGATTACTCGGAGAAAATGTAGCTAAATTGAGGACCGATCTTATGAAGGAACAGCTTGCCACTTTTCGATCGCAGCTCGAGGATTTCGCTCGTAAACACAAg AATGACATTCGGAAGAATCCCACATTCAGAGCTCAATTCCATGAGATGTGCTCTAAAGTAGGAGTGGATCCTCTTGCCTCAAATAAAGGTTTTTGGGCTGAGCTTCTAGGGATCGGTGACTTTTATTATGAACTTG GTGTCCAAATTGTGGAAATATGTTTGGCTACAAGACCAATCAATGGAGGCTTGATAAACTTGCAAGAGTTGTTAGATCTATTACGTGTGAAAAGGAAAAATGCTCGTGAACCTGTGTCGGAGGATGACTGTCTACGTGCTATTAGTAAGCTGAAG ATTTTAGGCAGTGGTTTTGAGGTGATATCTGTCGGTAAGAAAAAGCTCATCCGATCTGTTCCGACTGAGTTAAACAAAGATCACAATGAAATCTTGGAGCTGGCTCAG GCACAAGGTTTTGTGGCGGTGGAAGACGTCGAAAGACGACTCTCTTGGTCAAGTGGGCGTGCCATTGATGCTCTTGAAACCTTATTGGAGGCAA GTCTTGCAATGATTGACGATGGCCACAAAGATGGAAAACGCCGATATTGGTTTCCTTGTGTTTCTTCCATCTCCTCTGTTGTAGGAGCTGAATCCATCTCAATTTGA
- the LOC141646873 gene encoding vacuolar protein sorting-associated protein 22 homolog 1 isoform X1 — MRRRPGIGGLQTAAAARDQYRLLGENVAKLRTDLMKEQLATFRSQLEDFARKHKNDIRKNPTFRAQFHEMCSKVGVDPLASNKGFWAELLGIGDFYYELGVQIVEICLATRPINGGLINLQELLDLLRVKRKNAREPVSEDDCLRAISKLKILGSGFEVISVGKKKLIRSVPTELNKDHNEILELAQAQGFVAVEDVERRLSWSSGRAIDALETLLEEGLAMIDDGHKDGKRRYWFPCVSSISSVVGAESISI, encoded by the exons ATGAGGCGAAGACCTGGAATTGGTGGTCTTCAAACTGCTGCTGCAGCTAGG GATCAATATCGATTACTCGGAGAAAATGTAGCTAAATTGAGGACCGATCTTATGAAGGAACAGCTTGCCACTTTTCGATCGCAGCTCGAGGATTTCGCTCGTAAACACAAg AATGACATTCGGAAGAATCCCACATTCAGAGCTCAATTCCATGAGATGTGCTCTAAAGTAGGAGTGGATCCTCTTGCCTCAAATAAAGGTTTTTGGGCTGAGCTTCTAGGGATCGGTGACTTTTATTATGAACTTG GTGTCCAAATTGTGGAAATATGTTTGGCTACAAGACCAATCAATGGAGGCTTGATAAACTTGCAAGAGTTGTTAGATCTATTACGTGTGAAAAGGAAAAATGCTCGTGAACCTGTGTCGGAGGATGACTGTCTACGTGCTATTAGTAAGCTGAAG ATTTTAGGCAGTGGTTTTGAGGTGATATCTGTCGGTAAGAAAAAGCTCATCCGATCTGTTCCGACTGAGTTAAACAAAGATCACAATGAAATCTTGGAGCTGGCTCAG GCACAAGGTTTTGTGGCGGTGGAAGACGTCGAAAGACGACTCTCTTGGTCAAGTGGGCGTGCCATTGATGCTCTTGAAACCTTATTGGAG GAAGGTCTTGCAATGATTGACGATGGCCACAAAGATGGAAAACGCCGATATTGGTTTCCTTGTGTTTCTTCCATCTCCTCTGTTGTAGGAGCTGAATCCATCTCAATTTGA